The Miltoncostaea oceani genome includes a region encoding these proteins:
- a CDS encoding chloride channel protein — MAEHPPGPAPAAAPPVLNGRYVALLAICALMGMPVAIAAAGFTSLINELQEALWTDLPDALGWSEPAAWYVIVLPVAGGLIVAAALLLPGRGGHSPIEGLSLTALPLSTLPGILLAAVGTLAFGLVLGPEAPLIALGLALGLLVARLLRIEGDGAKVLGLAGAFAAISVVLGGPLPSSLVLLEVAVASGMVAGPALLPTIAPGFLAAGTGALAFTGIDDWPGLSRGSLAIPSLADYASVRIVDIAWCIVSALGIAVVVASARPAARRIAAATAAHRVAALLVGGLVVGVLAVAFRAITDQPVDLVLFSGQSTVPATVAETSAGVLGLAMILKAVAYAITLGAGFRGGPIFPTIAIGAGVGAFLAIVLPGFDTTPAVVAGIAAAGAAGLRLPISGVVLAAFVVGGNVSETLPIAVIASVAAWLTALAVDRATGRRAPA, encoded by the coding sequence ATGGCCGAGCACCCGCCGGGACCCGCGCCCGCCGCCGCGCCACCCGTCCTCAACGGCCGCTACGTCGCGCTGCTGGCGATCTGCGCCCTCATGGGCATGCCGGTGGCCATCGCCGCCGCGGGGTTCACGTCGCTGATCAACGAGCTGCAGGAGGCCCTCTGGACGGACCTCCCCGACGCGCTGGGCTGGTCGGAGCCCGCCGCCTGGTACGTCATCGTCCTGCCGGTGGCCGGCGGCCTGATCGTGGCCGCGGCGCTCCTGCTGCCCGGCCGCGGCGGGCACTCGCCGATCGAGGGGCTCAGCCTCACGGCGCTGCCGCTCTCGACCCTGCCCGGCATCCTGCTCGCCGCGGTCGGCACGCTCGCCTTCGGCCTCGTGCTCGGTCCCGAGGCGCCCCTCATCGCGCTCGGGTTGGCCCTCGGGCTCCTGGTGGCGCGGCTCCTCCGCATCGAGGGCGACGGCGCCAAGGTGCTCGGGCTCGCCGGCGCGTTCGCCGCGATCAGCGTCGTGCTCGGAGGCCCCCTGCCCTCGTCCCTGGTCCTGCTCGAGGTGGCCGTCGCCAGCGGCATGGTCGCCGGACCGGCCCTCCTGCCGACGATCGCCCCCGGGTTCCTCGCGGCGGGCACCGGCGCGCTGGCCTTCACCGGCATCGACGACTGGCCCGGCCTCTCGCGGGGATCCCTCGCGATCCCCTCCCTGGCCGACTACGCGAGCGTCCGGATCGTCGACATCGCGTGGTGCATCGTGAGCGCCCTCGGGATCGCGGTGGTCGTCGCGTCCGCCCGGCCCGCCGCGCGTCGCATCGCCGCGGCGACCGCCGCCCACCGGGTCGCGGCGCTCCTCGTCGGCGGCCTGGTCGTCGGCGTCCTCGCCGTGGCATTCCGGGCGATCACCGACCAGCCGGTGGACCTCGTGCTCTTCTCCGGCCAGTCCACGGTGCCCGCGACCGTCGCCGAGACCTCCGCCGGGGTCCTCGGCCTCGCGATGATCCTCAAGGCCGTGGCCTACGCCATCACCCTCGGGGCCGGGTTCCGCGGTGGCCCGATCTTCCCGACCATCGCCATCGGGGCCGGCGTCGGCGCGTTCCTCGCCATCGTCCTCCCCGGCTTCGACACGACCCCCGCCGTCGTCGCGGGCATCGCGGCCGCCGGGGCCGCCGGCCTGAGGCTGCCGATCTCCGGCGTCGTCCTCGCGGCCTTCGTCGTCGGCGGGAACGTCTCGGAGACCCTGCCGATCGCCGTGATCGCGTCCGTCGCGGCCTGGCTCACCGCCCTCGCCGTCGACCGCGCGACCGGGCGCCGGGCACCGGCCTGA
- a CDS encoding SDR family NAD(P)-dependent oxidoreductase, with product MGLAGTVVWITGASSGIGEEVARELARRGARVCVTARRADALEALAASQPGISAHPGDITDADSMHAVVDAITAEHGRIDIALLNAGTYRPVLPDEFTAELFRPHVEVNVMGTVNCIEAVLPGMRGRGAGRIAVVASVTGFAALPMASAYGATKAFLISMADSLRADLAGERSGVRVTVVAPGFVTTSLTEQNDFEMPFVIEVDEAARIIADGLEAGDDEIAFPRRMAFAMKLIGRWLPGPLRRAYVARIAAKRHRDRRRRAG from the coding sequence ATGGGCCTCGCGGGCACGGTTGTCTGGATCACGGGGGCGTCGTCGGGCATCGGCGAGGAGGTCGCGCGCGAGCTGGCGCGGCGCGGGGCACGGGTCTGCGTCACGGCCCGACGCGCCGACGCGTTGGAGGCCCTGGCGGCGTCGCAGCCGGGCATCAGCGCGCACCCGGGGGACATCACCGACGCCGACTCGATGCACGCCGTCGTCGACGCGATCACGGCGGAGCACGGGCGCATCGACATCGCCCTGCTGAACGCCGGGACGTACCGGCCGGTGCTCCCCGACGAGTTCACGGCCGAGCTGTTCCGCCCCCACGTCGAGGTGAACGTGATGGGGACGGTCAACTGCATCGAGGCGGTGCTGCCGGGGATGCGCGGGCGGGGGGCGGGGCGGATCGCCGTCGTCGCGAGCGTCACCGGCTTCGCGGCGCTCCCGATGGCGAGCGCCTACGGCGCGACGAAGGCGTTCCTGATCTCGATGGCGGACAGCCTGCGCGCCGACCTCGCCGGCGAGCGCTCCGGCGTCCGGGTCACGGTGGTGGCCCCCGGGTTCGTGACGACGTCGCTGACGGAGCAGAACGACTTCGAGATGCCGTTCGTGATCGAGGTCGACGAGGCGGCGCGGATCATCGCCGACGGCCTCGAGGCGGGGGACGACGAGATCGCGTTCCCGCGGCGGATGGCGTTCGCGATGAAGCTGATCGGGCGCTGGCTGCCCGGTCCGCTGCGCCGGGCGTACGTGGCCCGCATCGCGGCGAAGCGCCACCGCGACCGGCGGCGGCGCGCCGGCTGA
- a CDS encoding DUF1365 family protein, whose translation MRSGLYEGSLLHARTAPAHNAFRYPVCFYGLDLDELPELDRRLTLFGYNRPAVLTFRDGDHLGDPQRPCKENVVAFLAERGIDLAGGRVLLITNLRLLGYVFNPVSYFHCYAADGSLAAIVAEVSNTFGERHSYLLTAENRVRDGARQVYEHRKVMHVSPFFGMDQTYRFSFEGPGERMHAGVGIAEGGEQPFWAELTGVRHPLTDARIARALVRYPLMSQQVSGLIHWQAVKLAMKKVPFHRKPRFSPGEGSVTTAVAEGEPRQPSRRALRPLPDPRRSPLTPLARRAALWGLGSPARGRISVRLPDGTVRRAGDPSTGPDVEVTVGSKDLWRRLATRGRLAIGESYVAGDWWTDDLVGLLEILAVTAEDVRSRPPASLLMEAQRRRPRLPARSDLPGAKRDIQYHYDLGNDLYALFLDPSWTYSCAVFEHPGMSLEEAQAAKYRRICDKLDLGPGSHVLEIGCGWGGFALHAASEYGARVTGLTLSEEQAALARERVADAGLTDRVEILLQDYRTMEGTFTHVASIEMLEAIGHRELPVYFAAVDRLLAPGGVACIQTIAVPDQRYERYRRGNDWIRQYVFPGALIPSLDAITSAMTRSSELIVHGVENIGYHYARTLQIWREDFLANRERVLALGYDDRFVRTWEFYLAFCEAGFRTRALHDYQLVLTRPFNDRLPAGPTPRMAF comes from the coding sequence GTGAGGTCGGGGCTCTACGAGGGGTCGCTGCTGCACGCCCGCACCGCCCCCGCGCACAACGCGTTCCGGTACCCCGTCTGCTTCTACGGGCTCGACCTGGACGAGCTGCCGGAGCTCGACCGGCGGCTCACCCTCTTCGGCTACAACCGGCCGGCGGTGCTGACGTTCCGCGACGGCGACCACCTCGGCGACCCGCAGCGGCCGTGCAAGGAGAACGTCGTCGCGTTCCTCGCCGAACGCGGCATCGACCTCGCCGGCGGCCGGGTGCTGCTGATCACCAACCTGCGGCTGCTCGGCTACGTGTTCAACCCCGTCAGCTACTTCCACTGCTACGCCGCCGACGGGTCGCTCGCCGCGATCGTCGCGGAGGTCTCCAACACGTTCGGGGAGCGGCACAGCTACCTGCTGACGGCGGAGAACCGGGTGCGCGACGGTGCGCGGCAGGTGTACGAGCACCGCAAGGTGATGCATGTCTCGCCGTTCTTCGGCATGGACCAGACGTACCGGTTCTCGTTCGAGGGGCCGGGCGAGAGGATGCACGCGGGCGTCGGCATCGCCGAAGGCGGCGAGCAGCCGTTCTGGGCGGAGCTGACCGGCGTGCGGCACCCGCTGACGGATGCCCGCATCGCCCGCGCCCTGGTGCGCTATCCCCTGATGTCCCAGCAGGTGTCCGGACTCATCCACTGGCAGGCGGTGAAGCTCGCGATGAAGAAGGTCCCGTTCCACCGCAAGCCCCGGTTCTCGCCGGGTGAGGGCTCCGTCACGACGGCGGTGGCGGAGGGGGAGCCGCGGCAGCCGTCGCGGCGGGCCCTGCGCCCGCTGCCGGACCCGCGGCGCTCCCCCCTGACCCCGCTCGCGCGCCGCGCGGCGCTGTGGGGACTCGGCTCCCCGGCGCGGGGCCGCATCTCGGTGCGGCTCCCCGACGGCACGGTGCGCCGCGCCGGCGACCCGTCGACCGGTCCGGACGTCGAGGTGACCGTCGGGTCGAAGGATCTGTGGCGGCGGCTGGCGACGCGCGGGCGGCTGGCGATCGGCGAGTCGTACGTCGCCGGCGACTGGTGGACGGACGACCTGGTGGGCCTGCTGGAGATCCTCGCCGTGACCGCGGAGGACGTCCGCAGCCGCCCGCCGGCGTCGCTGCTGATGGAGGCGCAGCGCCGGCGCCCGCGCCTGCCCGCACGCTCCGACCTTCCGGGGGCGAAGCGCGACATCCAGTACCACTACGACCTCGGCAACGACCTCTACGCCCTGTTCCTCGACCCGAGCTGGACGTACTCGTGCGCGGTGTTCGAGCACCCGGGGATGTCGCTTGAGGAGGCGCAGGCCGCCAAGTACCGGCGCATCTGCGACAAGCTCGACCTCGGCCCCGGGTCGCACGTGCTGGAGATCGGCTGCGGGTGGGGTGGCTTCGCGCTGCACGCCGCGTCGGAGTACGGCGCCCGGGTGACGGGCCTGACCCTCTCGGAGGAGCAGGCGGCGCTCGCCCGGGAGCGGGTCGCCGACGCCGGGCTCACCGACCGCGTCGAGATCCTGCTGCAGGACTACCGCACGATGGAGGGCACCTTCACCCACGTCGCCTCCATCGAGATGCTCGAGGCGATCGGCCACCGCGAGCTGCCCGTCTACTTCGCGGCGGTCGACCGCCTGCTGGCGCCGGGCGGCGTGGCGTGCATCCAGACGATCGCGGTCCCCGACCAGCGGTACGAGCGGTACCGGCGCGGCAACGACTGGATCCGCCAGTACGTCTTCCCGGGGGCCCTCATCCCGTCGCTCGACGCGATCACGAGCGCGATGACCCGGTCGTCGGAGCTGATCGTGCACGGCGTCGAGAACATCGGCTACCACTACGCCCGCACGCTGCAGATCTGGCGGGAGGACTTCCTCGCGAACCGCGAGCGGGTCCTCGCCCTGGGGTACGACGACCGCTTCGTCCGGACGTGGGAGTTCTACCTCGCGTTCTGCGAGGCGGGGTTCCGCACCCGGGCCCTGCACGACTACCAGCTGGTGCTGACGCGGCCGTTCAACGACCGCCTGCCGGCGGGCCCCACCCCGCGGATGGCGTTCTGA
- a CDS encoding NAD(P)/FAD-dependent oxidoreductase encodes MRVAVVGAGIAGLGAAHALARVHEVTVFEADARPGGHANTVTLPRDGGDLHLDTGFLVHNEPNYPRLSRLFRELGVAVQDSDMSFGVSCRRCGVEYSAVGLWRQPRALMSPRMLRLLAQIIRFLREGEGGLDPRHARSTLGDYVRIEGYSRDFRDHYLVPFAAALWSTAPGETLEFPVAYAVRFFQNHGLLGFRRHQWRTVVGGSRTYVSAITAPMGDRLRLSTPVRSIARNADGVTIRTAGDARERFDAVVVATHAPQALAMLADADPLEHEVLGAFRTTRNSTVLHTDERLLPARPVARASWNYLVDDCRDPSPSPTVTYHLNTLQALDEPEHYCVTLNRDDRIAEDRVIRRVEYAHPLYTFASLDAQGRLHELDGRRRTWFCGAYQGFGFHEDGLASGLRAAAGLGAPW; translated from the coding sequence ATGAGGGTGGCCGTCGTCGGCGCCGGCATCGCCGGACTCGGTGCCGCCCACGCCCTCGCGCGCGTGCACGAGGTCACCGTGTTCGAGGCTGATGCCCGCCCGGGCGGTCACGCGAACACCGTGACCCTGCCGCGCGACGGCGGGGACCTGCACCTCGACACCGGGTTCCTCGTCCACAACGAGCCGAACTACCCGCGTCTCAGCCGCCTCTTCCGCGAGCTCGGCGTCGCGGTGCAGGACTCCGACATGTCGTTCGGGGTGAGCTGCCGCCGCTGCGGCGTGGAGTACTCGGCGGTCGGCCTGTGGCGCCAGCCGCGGGCGCTGATGAGCCCGCGGATGCTGCGGCTCCTCGCCCAGATCATCCGGTTCCTGCGCGAGGGGGAGGGCGGCCTCGACCCCCGCCACGCGCGCAGCACCCTCGGCGACTACGTGCGCATCGAGGGGTACTCGCGCGACTTCCGCGACCACTACCTCGTGCCCTTCGCGGCGGCGTTGTGGTCGACCGCCCCCGGCGAGACGCTGGAGTTCCCCGTCGCCTACGCGGTGCGCTTCTTCCAGAACCACGGACTGCTCGGCTTCCGCCGCCACCAGTGGCGGACGGTCGTCGGGGGCAGCCGCACGTACGTCTCCGCGATCACGGCGCCGATGGGCGACCGGCTGCGCCTGTCCACCCCGGTCCGGTCGATCGCCCGGAACGCCGACGGCGTGACGATCCGGACGGCGGGCGACGCGCGGGAGCGCTTCGACGCCGTCGTCGTGGCGACCCACGCGCCGCAGGCGCTCGCGATGCTGGCCGACGCCGACCCCCTGGAGCACGAGGTGCTGGGGGCGTTCCGCACGACGCGCAACAGCACGGTGCTGCACACCGACGAGCGGCTGCTGCCCGCCCGCCCCGTGGCGCGGGCGTCGTGGAACTACCTGGTGGACGACTGCCGCGACCCCTCGCCGTCCCCCACGGTCACCTACCACCTCAACACCCTGCAGGCCCTCGACGAGCCCGAGCACTACTGCGTGACCTTGAACCGCGACGACCGGATCGCCGAGGATCGGGTGATCCGCCGCGTGGAGTACGCCCATCCGCTCTACACCTTCGCCTCGCTCGACGCGCAGGGGCGCCTGCACGAGCTGGACGGGCGGCGGCGCACGTGGTTCTGCGGCGCCTACCAGGGCTTCGGGTTCCACGAGGACGGCCTCGCGTCGGGGCTGCGGGCGGCCGCGGGGCTCGGGGCGCCCTGGTGA
- a CDS encoding acyl-CoA desaturase — MNEARAASGPPIATVRTSTSIPSRVITLIAVLTPPIGVLSAMGLLWGVAVRPVDIVLLVVLYTACGLGITVGYHRLFSHKAFKTTPAIRGLLAILGSMTIQGPVTQWVTDHRKHHALSDREGDPHSPHGHRDGVFGGLAGFLHAHMGWLVTTKGMERGRRYGRDLYDDDVIRRIDRLYMLWVVLSLGIPFAVGFAVDPTLRGGLTGLVWGGLVRIFLFHHMTWSVNSICHTFGRRPYATDDESRNNWLIALPTFGEGWHNNHHAFPGSAVHGLGRLQVDMSWWTIRTLERLGLAWDVKVPTADRLARRAAQAAASA, encoded by the coding sequence GTGAACGAAGCACGCGCCGCGTCCGGACCCCCCATCGCCACGGTCCGGACGAGCACGAGCATCCCGAGCCGCGTCATCACCCTCATCGCGGTCCTCACCCCTCCCATCGGCGTCCTCTCCGCGATGGGCCTCCTGTGGGGCGTGGCCGTCCGTCCGGTCGACATCGTCCTGCTCGTCGTGCTCTACACGGCGTGCGGGCTCGGCATCACCGTCGGCTACCACCGGCTCTTCTCCCACAAGGCGTTCAAGACGACCCCCGCGATCCGCGGCCTCCTCGCGATCCTCGGGTCGATGACGATCCAGGGTCCCGTCACCCAGTGGGTCACCGACCACCGCAAGCACCACGCGCTGTCGGACCGCGAGGGCGACCCGCACTCCCCCCACGGCCACCGCGACGGCGTCTTCGGCGGGCTCGCGGGCTTCCTGCACGCCCACATGGGCTGGCTCGTCACGACGAAGGGCATGGAGCGCGGCCGCCGGTACGGGCGCGACCTCTACGACGACGACGTCATCCGCCGCATCGACCGCCTCTACATGCTGTGGGTCGTGCTGTCCCTCGGCATCCCGTTCGCTGTGGGCTTCGCGGTCGACCCGACCCTGCGCGGCGGCCTCACCGGCCTCGTCTGGGGCGGCCTCGTGCGGATCTTCCTGTTCCACCACATGACGTGGAGCGTCAACTCGATCTGCCACACGTTCGGCCGCCGGCCCTACGCCACCGACGACGAGAGCCGCAACAACTGGCTGATCGCGCTCCCCACGTTCGGCGAGGGCTGGCACAACAACCACCACGCGTTCCCCGGCTCGGCGGTCCACGGCCTCGGGAGGCTGCAGGTCGACATGAGCTGGTGGACCATCCGCACCCTGGAGAGGCTGGGCCTGGCGTGGGACGTGAAGGTCCCGACCGCCGACCGGCTCGCCCGTCGCGCCGCTCAGGCGGCCGCCTCGGCCTGA
- a CDS encoding lysophospholipase, producing the protein MRRTGPEDGLPVVCMSGGSGGLLPGDWGGSIELLVRRLAPRFPGLRFHEVRYRVKSWNRLEMCIEDARSALDAARDPRGRGTLLIGFSMGGAVAIGAADHPSVVGVMGLAPWIPDRMPVTTLRGRDLTVVQGSLDGWLPGIPGISPASSRRGYERVLAAGVPATYELIQGAVHPIALRFGGRLVPMPRAEVWADRVAVRLEAFRTAGAQAEAAA; encoded by the coding sequence ATGCGCCGCACCGGGCCCGAGGACGGACTGCCGGTCGTCTGCATGAGCGGCGGCAGCGGCGGGCTGCTGCCGGGCGACTGGGGCGGGTCGATCGAGCTCCTCGTGCGTCGCCTGGCGCCGCGCTTCCCCGGCCTGCGCTTCCACGAGGTGCGGTACCGCGTGAAGTCGTGGAACCGGCTCGAGATGTGCATCGAGGACGCCCGGTCGGCGCTCGACGCCGCCCGCGACCCCCGCGGCCGGGGCACCCTGCTCATCGGCTTCAGCATGGGCGGGGCCGTCGCCATCGGCGCCGCCGACCACCCGAGCGTCGTCGGGGTGATGGGGCTCGCCCCGTGGATCCCCGACCGCATGCCCGTCACGACGCTGCGCGGGCGGGACCTGACGGTCGTGCAGGGCTCGCTCGACGGCTGGCTGCCGGGGATCCCCGGCATCAGCCCGGCGAGCTCACGGCGCGGCTACGAGCGCGTCCTCGCGGCGGGTGTCCCCGCCACCTACGAGCTCATCCAGGGCGCCGTGCACCCCATCGCCCTCCGGTTCGGGGGGCGTCTCGTGCCGATGCCGCGGGCGGAGGTGTGGGCGGACCGGGTCGCGGTCCGCCTCGAGGCCTTCCGGACCGCCGGCGCTCAGGCCGAGGCGGCCGCCTGA
- a CDS encoding L,D-transpeptidase, protein MWRFCGFAIGAAALAVLAPGPGAGAESLEVRARPALTARVVVPGVARSAPRPGSRPRMRLVGSTTWSGTAQKLLVTGRHRDARGHEWVRVQLPVRPNGTAGWVRADTVQLQGRRVRIEVHLGSRRLEVWRGRTRLASHPAGIGRPGTPTPVGRFAIQDPVPTLPAWRSVYGAWTLTLTAHSPTLRTFMGGDALVAIHGTGTGRSWRVGTASSFGCVILAEPALAAVARYANAGTPVLIDRA, encoded by the coding sequence ATGTGGAGGTTCTGTGGTTTCGCGATCGGCGCGGCGGCGCTGGCGGTGCTGGCGCCCGGCCCGGGCGCCGGCGCCGAGTCGCTGGAGGTGCGCGCGCGCCCGGCCCTCACGGCGCGGGTGGTCGTGCCGGGTGTCGCGCGCAGCGCGCCGCGCCCGGGCAGCCGGCCACGGATGCGCCTGGTCGGCTCCACGACGTGGTCGGGGACGGCGCAGAAGCTCCTGGTGACGGGACGCCACCGCGACGCGCGCGGGCACGAGTGGGTGCGCGTGCAGCTCCCCGTCCGCCCGAACGGCACGGCCGGGTGGGTGCGGGCGGACACGGTCCAGCTGCAGGGGCGGCGCGTGCGCATCGAGGTGCACCTCGGGTCGCGCCGCCTCGAGGTCTGGCGTGGCCGCACCCGCCTCGCGAGCCACCCCGCCGGCATCGGCCGGCCGGGCACGCCGACGCCCGTCGGCCGCTTCGCCATCCAGGACCCGGTGCCGACGCTGCCCGCGTGGCGCTCGGTGTACGGCGCGTGGACGCTCACGCTGACGGCGCACTCCCCCACCCTGCGCACGTTCATGGGCGGCGACGCCCTCGTCGCGATCCACGGCACCGGCACGGGCCGCAGCTGGCGGGTGGGCACGGCGTCGAGCTTCGGCTGCGTGATCCTCGCCGAGCCGGCCCTCGCCGCGGTCGCCCGGTACGCGAACGCCGGCACCCCGGTCCTGATCGACCGCGCGTAG
- a CDS encoding FapA family protein: protein MTIPTTPPPADVEAGTLLAVVPPGAAGTAGAGVLALARPEGGVELRAARDGVPAVAGGVVAIDPRHVTGDARDRGDDHDVWGALLVEGHVGAGREVGATGPVRVTGMVDRAHVRAGGELTVEGRASGARLAAGGVARMRRSLDGALAGVPDDLLVLAALARQLVAAADRRGAPAAPGRAVAALRDGRFADLDDRLAAAERVVASARRSWPGLVPAMVSELAAARAVLAAPTGVPDPVARLAGAGAFLRAATTVRPAPEPPGIRLAAARDASIDCAGPLRLTGAGATGCEITAGGDVTAVASGGAILGGTLRVGGRLRAATLGGRGDTPLRVEMTGARPVRDLVRAAVAHPGVEIRIGRETVRIDRRRHDLRIALEPGRVVVEGG, encoded by the coding sequence ATGACGATCCCCACCACGCCGCCCCCCGCCGACGTCGAGGCGGGCACCCTGCTCGCCGTGGTCCCCCCGGGGGCCGCCGGGACCGCCGGCGCGGGGGTCCTGGCGCTGGCGCGGCCCGAGGGGGGCGTGGAGCTCCGGGCCGCCCGCGACGGCGTCCCCGCCGTCGCGGGGGGTGTCGTGGCGATCGACCCGCGCCACGTCACGGGCGACGCCCGTGACCGCGGCGACGACCACGACGTGTGGGGCGCCCTGCTCGTCGAGGGGCACGTCGGCGCGGGACGGGAGGTGGGCGCGACCGGTCCGGTGCGGGTCACCGGCATGGTCGACCGGGCGCACGTCCGCGCCGGCGGGGAGCTCACCGTGGAGGGGCGGGCGAGCGGCGCCCGGCTCGCCGCGGGTGGGGTCGCCCGCATGCGCCGCTCCCTCGACGGCGCCCTCGCCGGGGTGCCCGACGACCTGCTCGTCCTGGCCGCCCTCGCCCGTCAGCTCGTCGCGGCCGCCGACCGGCGCGGTGCGCCCGCGGCGCCCGGCCGCGCGGTCGCGGCGCTCCGCGACGGCCGGTTCGCCGACCTCGACGACCGGCTCGCCGCCGCCGAGCGGGTCGTCGCCTCGGCGCGGCGGTCGTGGCCCGGCCTGGTGCCCGCGATGGTGTCCGAGCTCGCGGCCGCCCGGGCCGTCCTGGCCGCGCCGACGGGTGTGCCGGACCCGGTCGCGCGGCTCGCCGGCGCCGGCGCGTTCCTGCGCGCCGCCACCACGGTGCGCCCCGCGCCGGAGCCGCCCGGCATCCGCCTCGCGGCCGCCCGGGACGCGTCGATCGACTGCGCCGGCCCGCTGCGCCTCACCGGCGCCGGGGCGACCGGCTGCGAGATCACGGCGGGCGGCGACGTGACGGCCGTGGCGTCCGGCGGCGCGATCCTCGGGGGCACCCTGCGCGTCGGCGGCCGCCTGCGCGCCGCGACGCTCGGCGGCCGGGGCGACACGCCGCTGCGGGTGGAGATGACCGGCGCGCGGCCCGTGCGCGACCTGGTGCGGGCCGCCGTCGCGCACCCCGGCGTGGAGATACGGATCGGCCGCGAGACCGTCCGCATCGACCGTCGCCGCCACGACCTGCGGATCGCCCTCGAGCCAGGGCGGGTGGTGGTCGAGGGCGGGTGA
- a CDS encoding ABC transporter permease — translation MSASATWAVAVRVLIQLRRDPRTIALLVVVPCVLMVILRYAFDGEPPVFARIAPPLVGLLPFITMFIVTSIAMLRERTSGTLERLMSMPVGKLDLLAGYALAFGAVAVVQTLVLAAVTLGPLGVDTARGAAVLVALAVANALLGMSLGLLASAFATSEFQAVQFMPAIVLPQLLLCGLFVARDRMAGPLEALSDVLPLTYAYDALARAGAPGPLGTRFVIDVAVVVVVTLGALALGAASMRRRSG, via the coding sequence GTGAGCGCCTCCGCCACGTGGGCGGTCGCCGTCCGCGTCCTCATCCAGCTCCGCCGCGACCCGCGCACCATCGCGCTGCTCGTCGTCGTGCCGTGCGTCCTGATGGTGATCCTGCGCTACGCGTTCGACGGGGAGCCGCCGGTGTTCGCCCGGATCGCCCCGCCCCTCGTCGGCCTGCTGCCCTTCATCACGATGTTCATCGTCACGTCGATCGCGATGCTGCGGGAGCGCACCTCCGGGACCCTGGAGCGCCTCATGAGCATGCCGGTCGGCAAGCTCGACCTGCTGGCGGGGTACGCCCTGGCGTTCGGCGCGGTCGCCGTCGTCCAGACGCTCGTGCTGGCGGCCGTGACGCTCGGGCCGCTGGGCGTCGACACCGCGCGCGGCGCCGCCGTGCTCGTCGCGCTGGCGGTCGCGAACGCCCTGCTCGGCATGTCGCTCGGGCTCCTGGCGAGCGCGTTCGCCACCAGCGAGTTCCAGGCGGTGCAGTTCATGCCGGCGATCGTGCTGCCGCAGCTCCTGCTGTGCGGGCTGTTCGTGGCCCGCGACCGGATGGCGGGGCCGCTCGAGGCCCTCTCGGACGTGCTGCCGCTGACCTACGCCTACGACGCGCTGGCCCGGGCCGGCGCGCCCGGGCCCCTCGGCACGCGGTTCGTGATCGACGTCGCGGTGGTGGTCGTCGTGACGCTCGGGGCGCTCGCCCTCGGCGCGGCGTCGATGCGCCGCCGCTCGGGGTGA
- a CDS encoding ABC transporter ATP-binding protein yields MDAVTVRDLRVVRGGRTVLDGLTLEVAAGTVTGLLGPSGCGKSTLMRAIVGVQRVAGGAIEVLGAPAGSAPLRRRVGYVTQAPSVYGDLTVRENVAHFARLLGAPRGDVDRAIATVGLGEEATRTVGGMSGGQRIRASLAVALLGSPELLVLDEPTVGLDPVLRRDLWRTFHTLVAGGVTILVSSHVMEEAAECDALLLMRDGALVAATTPDGLRERTGCDDLGAAFLQLIEGTGAAR; encoded by the coding sequence ATGGACGCGGTGACGGTCCGCGACCTACGGGTGGTGCGCGGCGGGCGGACGGTGCTGGACGGCCTGACGCTGGAGGTCGCGGCCGGCACGGTGACCGGCCTGCTCGGCCCGAGCGGATGTGGCAAGAGCACCCTCATGCGGGCGATCGTCGGCGTGCAGCGCGTCGCCGGCGGCGCGATCGAGGTGCTCGGCGCACCCGCCGGGTCGGCGCCCCTGCGCCGGCGGGTGGGGTACGTGACGCAGGCCCCGTCGGTGTACGGCGACCTGACCGTCCGCGAGAACGTCGCCCACTTCGCGCGGCTGCTCGGCGCGCCGCGCGGGGACGTCGACCGCGCCATCGCCACCGTCGGACTCGGGGAGGAGGCGACCCGGACGGTGGGCGGCATGTCGGGCGGGCAGAGGATCCGCGCATCGCTCGCCGTCGCGCTGCTCGGGTCACCGGAGCTGCTGGTGCTGGACGAGCCGACCGTCGGCCTCGACCCCGTCCTGCGGCGCGACCTCTGGCGCACGTTCCACACGCTCGTCGCCGGCGGGGTGACGATCCTCGTGTCGAGCCACGTCATGGAGGAGGCCGCCGAGTGCGACGCCCTCCTGCTGATGCGCGACGGCGCGCTCGTGGCCGCCACCACCCCCGACGGGCTGCGGGAGCGCACCGGCTGCGACGACCTCGGCGCCGCGTTCCTGCAGCTCATCGAGGGGACGGGGGCGGCCCGGTGA